A stretch of DNA from Arachis hypogaea cultivar Tifrunner chromosome 19, arahy.Tifrunner.gnm2.J5K5, whole genome shotgun sequence:
TTATTAAGTGAAAATTAGTCCTTTTTTTATATTGTCAAGTGTAATATCTTACGGTACACATTGTAAGTAGGATTAATTAAAAACTTGTAAGGAAATATGTTGTATGGTAAAAAATCAGTTCTTCAAATTGTGCTACTTGTTAATTGTTGATTGGATGGTTTATATATTTCCTGATTATTGTTTTCATAGTCATAGGACTGATAGCACCACCCGTACTTGTAGGTATCTAACTTGCTCTAAACCAGTTAGGATAAGTTGGCAATCTAATCTGTGGAGAATAAAGTCAGATTTGGGTGTCGAGCCAATCTTACTCGCTTAATTCACATCTATCTAGCTATCTAtccattataatatatttattatctatctatctattatctattacatataaaaagagaatgagtaaagtgttatttttgtccccaacatttggggtaagtcctaaaattgtccctaacgtttcattcgtcctatttttgtccccaacgttccAAAATTGATTCAATGTTACCCCACCATTAATTCCACTCACGGAACACTAACAGAGATACCTACGTGGATGCCTTTATCCACTCTGGTAAACTTTTCCCCTGGTTTAACTATGGGGTAAGTAGAAAACTTTGCATCTGGGTATGGCTGTTATTTGGTTTTCTGAttgggattttcttttggtttttgcCTAGATTGGAGAAGAGTGTGGGTACTTTGTATGGACAGAGTCGGAGCAAGAGCCACAAGTTGCTCGATTGAAAAGAAGAATCACAGGCTTGAAGAGTAAAGTGACAACAGTTGAGAGGATGTTGAGAATGGTAGTAGCAGTTGGTCTGGTTGGATGGACATGTGCTATAATTTTACTGTGTGAAAAattttcatcaacaagaaatggGAGGTTCTTTTTGCATTAAGGCTGCAGAACATAGTGGCTAGTGTAATGTGTTGACAATGTGTTGTCTATATTTTGGTGTGTAATGTAACCTGTTGATTGAACGAATTTGAATGAAAATTTGTTGTTATCCACTTTTATGTGTTTAGTTTACATTCTCATGGTACAAACAGGGAGGTAACTATCAGCAAAAATGATTAAATGAAACAGTGAAACAGAGCCAACATAAAGCATTAACCTCAACCATATGGCATAGATAGGCATTAGTCAGCAACTTAAGATATATACATTCCTAAGTAGATGTCTTAGAACTGGAAATATAAGTCAACATAGATGCTAAATAGTTTTTTGTAGTAGCAACAGCAAAACCAAATTGAAATTAGTGAAACCAACAACCATAGTTCTTAGGTTGATACAAAAGGCAAAATACAAAAGTTGTAACAAGTGAAACAAAGTCATTTCACATTCTTCCATGCTCTTGGTGGTGTCTTGGCCATGAACCTGAGCTGAGACTAGGTCACCCTCTTCACTGGGCTTGGCAGAACCCTTGGAGTTGTTGGGCTGGTGCAGAAGTAGACTGTGAATGATTCACTTTGGTCCTTTCCGAAGCAACATGTGATTGTTAGGAGCTCACAGCTGGCTTCCTCTTTGGGTGTGAGGGTGGTTTGTTCTTGCTGCCCTTTTGCTTCCTACTTCCACTATCAGCAGCCTTACCAAAATCTGTCTTGGCAGATAGTCTGGAACTTTTTCTGACTCCTTGCCTTTTTCTCCCCTTTGAAGTAGAAGTAGCAACATTGTTAACATGGACACAAAATAGATAGGGAGATAATTCAATGACCTAAACAACCAAAGAcacaaataagaaaaagaataaacACATCATGACATATTGTTACAGTTGGGTTTGGAGTGACTTTGCGCTTCTTTGGAATCTCCATAAGATAGTTGTATGCTCCCTGATCCACCTTCTGTATCTCACTCATCCTCCTTTCCCATTCTTGAAGATAAGTTGCCTTGGCAGCATTCCACATCATTAGCTTCAACTGGATTCCTGGATATCTCTTCTTGAAATTTGCATACAGATGTCTGACACAAAATCTATGGTCAATCTCAGGCAGAAGCTCCTCAAAAGTTGGCACCAATCCCTGTTttgaatatataaaaagaatgaGCATAGATTGTTACATGGAAACTAGAACACTTGTAATTAagtatcaaacaaaataaaacacataTACTTTCTATTGGTCAGCCATGAAGGTGTAGGTCCTGATTTTGTCAACTCCCAGGTCATCACATAGGTGCTGGAGAAACCATGTCCATGAGTCCTTGGTTTCAGCTTCCACAACTGCATATGCTATTGGCAGGATTTGATCGTTTGGGTCCCAACCCATTGCAGTCAGGAGCCAACCTCCACAAGGTGTTTTCAGAAAACACCCGTCCAACCCAATCATTGGCCTACAAGCCATAAAACTCCTCCTACAAGCATCCAACATCACATAGATCCTCTCAAACCTGGGTCTTAAATCTACCCCTGACATTGGTCTTTCAGAAGCAAACTCAGGAGGCCTCTGAACTTTCAGATGCACTGATGACCCAGGGATGGTCCTCAGTATCTCATGACAGTAGTCATACAATCTTCTGTACTGTTCCACATATGTCCCCTGCAACTCATCCAGAGCAAACTGTCTGATCCTGGAGGCCTTAGATTTGGTCAACTCCACATTCCACTTTGTGTATGCTTTCCTCATTAATGTGGTTAACTTAATTTTCGGGTTCTCAGCAATTTTGTTCAAGAAAACCTTACTCAGCCACTTTGCATGCATGATTCCAATCTTCAATTCCCTAGAGCAATTGTGCTTGTTGTTGCAACTCTTCAACTGCCAACTTCGCTCATGCTTCATCTTTCCAAAATATGCGTACCACTCACATCCCTCCACACATTCCACTTTAACCCTCTTCAGATCCACCTTTGTGAATCTCAAACCACTGCCACTACTGACAGTATATGCAGTGGCACAGTCTTTGAACTCCTCCCTTGACACATACAAAGTTTCCACCTCCCAAGTGTATTCACTCATGTTCTTCAACGGCCTGTGTATGGGATACCTCTTTCCCGTGTCATCCTCATCATCACTAAATGGAGTATCTAGGAACTCCTCACTGTTATAACCTGTATCCTCATCACCAAATTCCCCTACAATTTTTTCCTTAGCAAGATTTCGTGCAGCTGGTTGTGATGATTGACCATGAGACTGATTGGGTGTAGACTGTTTTTCTCCCTCTTCTGTGATGTTCACATCTACTAAGCCTTCAACTCCCTCCCTCTCATCATCACTGTCATCAAAATCAAGACTACCAAAGCTGTGAGTTGATGCATTCTCAGCAATCGAATCAGAAGTCCATGAGCTTTCACTCCCCCTGGGTTCATAGTCATCATCTTCAGATGTCTCACtcccctcctcctcttcttcaatagCATCATCACTCTTAACAACCTCACATGATCCCTCACTCATAGACCCAACCTCTTCCACTTCAGTAGGTCAATCAGTAGGCCCATCAGTAGGCCCATCAGTTGGCCCATCAGTAGCTGCCTTTGACCCAACACCAGGGCCATCATACACAACAATTAGACTAGGCCCAGCTTGATCACCTTCTTCAGCAGGAGCAGTAATTTTCCCAGGTTGCACAACTTCTCCCACCTCACTTGTCTTGTGCACAACATAAACCTCAACCATGTCATCCTTTACCCCCAATTCTTGCCATATCCATTGCATCTTTATCAGTTTTAAGCATGGTCAATCCTTCCTCTAACCCAGCATTCACAGCTTTATACCACATCGCAGCAATATCCTTCTTCAAATACCCCTGTCTACTCACTATTTCATACACCTCAATCAAACTCCATTCATCCTCATCACAGTAGTCTACAATGGACGTCTCCCCACCCAAATACCTAACAATACCTCCTTCAAACCGAAACATCCCCTGGTGATAAATTTTCACACTAAAATGACTCATCTCTTCCGCTACTATTCCTATTACACAAACCATAAACCAACGGTAATCAATATGCAGAAACACAGGTTCAAAAGATTCTACTTAcatcaaaaaccccaaaccctaaaagCAATAACATTGCAATCGCAGAAACCCTATGCATTAACATCTTTACTTGCATCAGCTATTACAGTCAAACGAAAATCAAACATACATTGCACATACCTTTTCGCTCTGTGCCGTTTCAAAGTTTTCAGTACCACCAAGACGGGGCAAAGCTCTCGTGTGTAGGGAGCACCAAACCACCAACTCGCTTCAATCCGTCTTCTTCCTTTGTACTCAAGCGCGAAGAATAGAGGAGAAATGATCGATAGGGTTCAGGAGGTGTGGGTGGAATGTGAAGTGTTTCGTTTCCCTTATGCAAGCGTTTCGTATGGTAAAAGAAAACATTACGCGCGAAGTGAACCCCCAATCAATGCACACGTTTGGGGTTACTAACGTCACGCGTCCACGTAGGGATCTCCGTTAGTGTTCCATGAGTGGAATTAATGGTGGGGTAACGTTGAATCAATTTTagaacgttggagacaaaaatagGACgaatgaaacgttagggacaattttaggatttaccccaaacgttggggacaaaaacaacaCTTTActcaaaagagaatccaaagtaGCGTTATGGTGATTGAATGACACAtaagtttttgaaaaactttCAAGTGTATTGATATACCGgtattttaggaatttttaaccgttgtttttaattataaaaaatatatataatatataattaaaatcaacaattaaaaatcATTAAAGCACCAGTGTACCGGTATATTTGAAAACTTTCCTAAGCTTTTAGGCAAAAACGAATCTctccaaaatttttaagaaattatacttatatatgatatatgtgtttaaaaaaataaaaaatattgtataatttagtagttatatatatatatatatatatatatatatatatatatatatatatatatatatatatatatatattatttttcattatgtGATGGATTTATATCTCAATTATTtaacttaataatattttttacttaaccaATTCAATATCATACACTCAAAtctttatactttttaaattagtttttctataatcatttctatatttattaataaaaaaatttttttttaatattaacatatgtaacatttatattattatataaaatattaataatgacttaCGTAGTTATATTTTAGTAATTACATTGTGTACTATAAATgttcttttattataaaaaaatattcatttttcttttaaatgtatattattaaaagaaaaaattttataaagatgTTCTATAAGAGTACTGTATCTTTCACCTAATCAATagtttataatttgtttataaatttttaaaatttttaaaagaattaattttagttaataagATATGTTATAATGTTTTAACTAAACACACTATAAATGATTAATATTTTGTAATTTCATAATGTACTACTGATAtcgttatgtttattttttatagctttcatgctaaaaataaaattgtgaaaatatatatatatatatatatatatatatatatatatatatatatatatatattaactaactcaataactatatattatgtctaaattattttatagaatgaaaaaatataataaaaaaataattaaaaaattcgtCTAAAATACGGCActccatattaaaatttttagatccgtcTCTGCTTTTAGGTTTCATATAAAATTACCATATTATTCATGCAACAATATAGAAAAAAGCATCTATTTTAAACACATTTATACTACCATAAGGAATAGTATTTATATAATCAATCTAGCATTAATCTCATAATTTCACACACAAAATTATCTATttctaaaaaaaagtataatataaaaaatattaattcatatCAATAATCTGAATTCTAATATTTCATATCCTATTTGGAGAGTAAATTTTGTTTTACAAAAattaatctatctatctatctatctatctatctatctatctataaaaaataaaatcaaataatgacacaagGAATTATTGACATATTAGATGACTTCTAATATTGCTACGTAAacattttagtaaaattattattttatcattttctgtcatcatattattttttattctttatatgTAGTGTTTAATCttactttttaatatttaaactttttatttctaTGTAAATTATTCTATACCtttaataactattatttttatttttgatataattGTGCTTATCAATTATATATTGTCTTTGTTATTTATACATCATTTTGTTttcaacaatttatatttttaatattatttagatgttataataataatgttaaaaaTACATTATGTCATAATTCATAAAAAcatagatattatttttaattattgaaatattatATTCCTATTTCATTACATCTAATAGCTTTATTCTTACACTAtagtatttaaatttattaaacatatatattaGATAATAAACCCTTTCAAACACTAGAATATATATAATGTCTTTACaattttatttagatttaatattaatttttaaggttTCTTTATTAAATACtttcttatatataaaaattaattcagtTTAGTTCCACACAACTGGCAGGTTAAAATCTAGTTATTAATATGTAATTCATAAAAGTATACATATGCATGAGTGAACAAGTAGAGATTTAAACCTTCCCTTATTAGTGTTTCTGTGTCATTCTTGTcaagatggacacaaaatacactaattcagtgtctctagaCACATTATTCTTGTCCATGTCTCTTCTATCAAATACGATTTTATGTCTCTGTATCCCTGTttctgtaaacaaacgcagccttagtGTCATCGAGCTAATAATTCAATTAGCTAATAATACACGAATATTTGATATTATGAAATAAGGAAGGACCAAATATTGTATGAGTGGAAAtaatttgtttcctttttttgGCAGATTAGATCGGGTAGGATCAGGTTGAGAGGTTTAGGATGTGAGTTAGTCGAATTGAGGGATTTAAACCTGCAGGTAGGTTAGGGTGGGATTTAAATCCTACCCTATCCTACCCCACTCATTGTCACGCCTACATAGCCACACTAAAAATAAACCTAAATACATAGataacagataaaaatgcaaaacTATTTCTAACTTCTAGTCATTATGATAATACTTCTTACATCACCCACCTCTTTAATCTTCTAAAGATGTTGGTTACCAAATTTGTCCTTCAATATTTGAAAATGTCAACACAATAATCCctcaaagaaaattaaaattgacattTATCATATGGTTTGGATTTTTCTATTACAACCTTGCATTTTTCATCTCTTTTTCTTACCtgcaaaagagaagagaaaaagaaaagatgacaCCATGACTCTGAATTGAAGTAGAAGCTCGTTTGAATATATCGTTCAGAAATATAGTATAGAGTAATCATATACCTGGCAAAAAATTGtcctaattattattttattttctatgcacAAAATAAGGAGTTCCGATCAAATaaaccacacacacacacacgaaaCTAAAGAATTACCTCAACTTGAGGAATTTTGCCTCTAAGCAACATATCAACACTTTTGTCTGTCTGCAGATGGAAAGCATGAACAAGTTAAATTCAACTCATATGAACATACCAAAACTTGAACAAGCAACATATCAAATTAGCAACACTTTTGTATGTCTTTAATATGTTTTCTAGGGTAAATAACTTAACAAGTTGTTATTAGGATGCCAAGTAAACAAGTCATGTATCAAACCATTAACTGGGGCTTGTACCAGTGAAAGGTACACTGGGAACGACTCAATCTATTTTGTTAATCAGGTTATTAATGTGCCagcaattaatatttatttttgtttcaagaTTGCAAAGTCACAATCAGAATTTAGCTGTCTCCGAGACAGGAGTTTCTCATGATcaacagtaaaaaaaataaataataataataataatgatgatgatgatgatgatgatgatgatgatgaattagCATACCTGATGTGTAAGCCAGTAGTATCTGTCTCTCATCTCGATCAGGAAATCAAATGTTGGAGGAGCTTTCCTTTCAAGAATTGTCTTCTGACAATTTCTTGCTCTAGCTTCTGCATCTCCCAGAGTAACAGCTCCTATTCCACCAATCTGGCAAAACAAGAGGAGGTGAATGTTGATGTTACACTCTGCTGGGTTGCATAATACACACAATTCAACTGAATGAGTGTTATAATTTTTTAGCTTAATTGTGAGCTTCTTATGAAATTTCTACTACAGCATAAAAAAACAAATGCAGTCTCAGGCTCTTTTAATAGAGGGAAACAATTACAAATGAGGAAATAAGTGAAAAAAGAGAGAATGAGACACTCTaatgaattgcatgtttttgccACTTAAAACTTGCAGGTCATCAGAACAATACTCGcagcaaattttaaaatcaaatcacgAATGAATAGCCAAACTAAATCAGAACAAGTTAGAGAGTTGTCTTGAAATTTTATAACTGACACCCATTTGCCGATCAAGAAAGCAGCTAGTACAGCTAAAGCTTACATCCAAGAATGTACAGGTAGTAAAGCTAGAGTGCCATGTAATGAAGCTAGAGTGCTCAAGTTCTTGAAAGAGAGCGACAACAAAATCTTAAATGTTATTGCCACAATAATATTATAATGTAAGGATCAAAACTAACCAGATCCGAGAGTGTTGGATTCTTCATGATATTCTCAAGTTGTTGTCCATGAGCAGTCCCGATAAGCATGATTCCTCTCTCAGCAATTGATCGGCAAGCATGAGCTTCGGCTTCTGTGCCAATCTCATCAACTATAATCACCTGAGGCATATGATTTTCTACTGCCTCAAGCATCACTCTATGTTGCATTGATGGCTCAGGTACCTGCATCCTTCGTGCACTCCCTATTGCAGCATGCGGAATATTGCCATCACCTCCGATTTCATTGCTGGTATCAACAATTACCTATGACATTTGCAAGCATTCATTTTATCACGAACTGATCTACAATATATATAGACACACAAAAGGTGTACTTTGAGGAGAAAAGAGTGACATAAGATACAGAAAGTCAATGTACCACTCTCTTGTGAAATTCATCTGACAGTACACGAGCAATCTCTCGTATAACAGTAGTCTTACCAACCCCAGGcctgaaagaacaagaaaaaagggGAATCGGTtatcaaaatttacaaagaaatttAGACACTTTACTAAGCTGTGAGATGAGCAAGTCATCAGACCATGATAGATGACTTTTACCATTAATAGATGATTTCacaatgaaaaattagaaatCCCTAGAGTAAAGGGATTCTATCATATCTTCCAATAAACAACCACAAACAAAGAATCCAATCCTTCGAGTGTTTAAATTCAACTCCAAATGGCAATTGGATGAAGCACAACCACAGTTGTACAAGTATAATATATAAAGCAAACATGAAGAAGatcatatcaaaattaatttcttatctAATAAATGATGAATCACTTTCATAGGGAGCACATTTGCACTTCAATTATGAACAATTTCCACCTATCTCATAACATCGATTGAAATCACTTAGTACACAATATGGGTAGTGTTGCTACACCTTCCCACAAATAAAATGCTCTTCCAGTATTGAAGCAGGTCATAAACCATGTTAATCTGGCCACTGACTGCCCTTCCAACTCGGCATGTCAAGCCAACTATGCCACCTTTCCTACTTCGTATTGCAGATATTCTGTGCAATGTACCCTCGATGCCGGCTCTATTGTCCCTGCCGAACTCTCCAACAGCTTGTCGAGCATATTCCAGCTCTTTCACAGTTACCTGGCTATACATTTGTCAAGAGATCACATAACCACTCCAAGGCAAATTTCTTGTTTGCAAACTCAATTTTCAATACATTAGAAAACTTCagcaattaatttttttcatatattcaGCTTGAAAATAATGCATATTCTTAAAGAAacttataacaataaatgaagaGATTTTGAATCCAAAAATAGGAAGCATAAGCATGAGTAACTAGAATTGCATGCATGGTCACCTCAGACTCCCTTATATATTGCCCTCCTTCTTTACCAAGATAACGTGCCTCTGGCAAACGACCCAAATCCAATATAACCTATGAAACACCAAAAAGAGCATCAAATTACTGCCATATAGCCCATGTcatgaataattaaattatatgcaTTAAGGAAAAAagcaaaccctaaaccaaaatgaaatattttctaattaaaaaagcGGAAAACGGTAAATTAAATAGGAATGTAAATTGAAAAGTGAGGTAGTGACCTCTAAGAGTTGAGCCCTGTCCGGTTCATTGAGGAGATTGTCATGCAAATCGGATGGAAGAATCTGCAACACAAGACCTAGGTATTCATCGATAACAATGAAGAAATGAATTGTTTCAATGGAAAATCTAAAAGTAGTAACCTGTAAGAGAGCTTGGAGATCATCGTTCTGGGGAAGAGGGGAAGAAGCGGGAAAACAAGATGCTCTAACATGGAAATTGAGGTAAGTTGGTGGTTGCAACCGAAGAGCGAAGTTGAATGTGGCAAGTGGAATTGGCTTAACATTCAGATTCCACGGATTCCATGAAATGGATAGGCGTCCTGCCGCCAATGGTTTCCCAACAACCATTCTTTTGGTTCCTTCCACTCCCTCGCTTTATTTCCCTCCTTTATCCTCGATATTAATCCAATTAATATTACTCGTGTGTCAATGGATTTTTTATTCAAACAAGTATAATTATTCATACATCtcataagattgaaattataattttaaattatttttttaaaagttaatttaaattataataatttgattaataaaaaagtaacatattatatattattttttttaatttagtattaattagattaactctaaaatagttattagtcaattttaataatttattttttcaataaatcagacatatatattgaatgtaatcataaataatatagtaataattaAATCCAATAATAAATGTATTAGTTATTATCAtactataaaacaaattaaatataaagctattagcacttataaatctataaaatcgcaCTGTCTTTGTTCGCGTAcaagggtttacttatcaaataaacttaaaatacgaaccaaaaatatttataaattggacCTAGCATCAcctgaaagaataatggaaaataatcaacttaccttatcatccatgagaactatttctatgtaagtcatcttgttcttgtcaaatttggatgaaactttccataaccttatatattaattttgttaaatatatatatatatatatatatatatatattacggtagtttttcttaatatatatacatatacataaataattctatacatatacataaataaaaaaatatatgaattatattttattaaactctATGTTAtcggttattaaaaatattaaaatatatgaacaaaaaatatttataaaatggacctaacatcacttgaaagaatcataaaaaataatcaacttacttTACTATCCATGAGAATCAAGGACGGTTCCAAGTATATTGGTGTGGGGGCAAGCGCCCCCTCtacaatttagaatttttttttaatagtatatgataataatatttatttgccccaTTAGATTCTTAAATTTGACCCCATAATAATTGTTTACTCAACTTTGGTACTTaatcgtcaatttaaaaattttatattagatatttgttagaatgatcaattctcagatttaaacgaaattagtgttcttttttaaaaatcaactcaatagaatattatttatcttctttttaaattagctttaatttttgcgtaacaactatattaattgaaagaacttttttaactatgaatatcaaTAAAAGTCGGCTTCTAATTGTTTTGggaagtaaatttttaaataattttttagtaatatatatggaaagagaaaattttttatggtagtattaagaaaaaaattacttaattttttaaaaatataaaacctaaaagaatagaattttaaattatatattattatttaaattactattttagtgttttaatttgtatattagatattttgaaggctaattatattttataataacaaaatataatcataacaataatcatgctatatgtatataaaaaataattatctgtataaaatatatattaaaatataaaatacacattaaaaataaattaaataataaatatatttatacacagctatatagtggttaataaataatttaatatttaattttttatatatacatattatttttattataaaaattattatcatgttatatcAATTTTGCctccactatcaaaattttctgattccatcactgatgagaaccatttctatgtgtcgtcttgttcttgtcaaatttggatagAACTTTACAtaactttatatattaattttgttaaataattctatatatatatatattacggtagtttttcttaatatgatgatatatacataaataattctatacatatacataaataaaaa
This window harbors:
- the LOC140181808 gene encoding uncharacterized protein: MSEGSCEVVKSDDAIEEEEEGSETSEDDDYEPRGSESSWTSDSIAENASTHSFGSLDFDDSDDEREGVEGLVDVNITEEGEKQSTPNQSHGQSSQPAARNLAKEKIVGEFGDEDTGYNSEEFLDTPFSDDEDDTGKRYPIHRPLKNMSEYTWEVETLYVSREEFKDCATAYTVSSGSGLRFTKVDLKRVKVECVEGCEWYAYFGKMKHERSWQLKSCNNKHNCSRELKIGIMHAKWLSKVFLNKIAENPKIKLTTLMRKAYTKWNVELTKSKASRIRQFALDELQGTYVEQYRRLYDYCHEILRTIPGSSVHLKVQRPPEFASERPMSGVDLRPRFERIYVMLDACRRSFMACRPMIGLDGCFLKTPCGGWLLTAMGWDPNDQILPIAYAVVEAETKDSWTWFLQHLCDDLGVDKIRTYTFMADQ
- the LOC112777580 gene encoding uncharacterized protein ycf45 isoform X1, whose protein sequence is MVVGKPLAAGRLSISWNPWNLNVKPIPLATFNFALRLQPPTYLNFHVRASCFPASSPLPQNDDLQALLQILPSDLHDNLLNEPDRAQLLEVILDLGRLPEARYLGKEGGQYIRESEVTVKELEYARQAVGEFGRDNRAGIEGTLHRISAIRSRKGGIVGLTCRVGRAVSGQINMVYDLLQYWKSILFVGRPGVGKTTVIREIARVLSDEFHKRVVIVDTSNEIGGDGNIPHAAIGSARRMQVPEPSMQHRVMLEAVENHMPQVIIVDEIGTEAEAHACRSIAERGIMLIGTAHGQQLENIMKNPTLSDLIGGIGAVTLGDAEARARNCQKTILERKAPPTFDFLIEMRDRYYWLTHQTDKSVDMLLRGKIPQVEVRKRDEKCKVVIEKSKPYDKCQF
- the LOC112777580 gene encoding uncharacterized protein ycf45 isoform X2 is translated as MVVGKPLAAGRLSISWNPWNLNVKPIPLATFNFALRLQPPTYLNFHVRASCFPASSPLPQNDDLQALLQILPSDLHDNLLNEPDRAQLLEVILDLGRLPEARYLGKEGGQYIRESEVTVKELEYARQAVGEFGRDNRAGIEGTLHRISAIRSRKGGIVGLTCRVGRAVSGQINMVYDLLQYWKSILFVGRPGVGKTTVIREIARVLSDEFHKRVVIVDTSNEIGGDGNIPHAAIGSARRMQVPEPSMQHRVMLEAVENHMPQVIIVDEIGTEAEAHACRSIAERGIMLIGTAHGQQLENIMKNPTLSDLIGGIGAVTLGDAEARARNCQKTILERKAPPTFDFLIEMRDRYYWLTHQTDKSVDMLLRGKIPQVEVYDYSILYF